The following are encoded in a window of Cataglyphis hispanica isolate Lineage 1 chromosome 21, ULB_Chis1_1.0, whole genome shotgun sequence genomic DNA:
- the LOC126857230 gene encoding protein phosphatase 1 regulatory subunit 12A isoform X3, protein MSLETRSSSALFKRAEQLKRWEQSETNREPAQPRQVARKIKFSADCVFLAACAASDKEEVVRLLQKGADINTGNVDGLTALHQACIDDDLDMVEFLVEQGADINRGDNEGWTPLHATASCGFISIAKYLIEQGCNLAAVNNDGELALDIAESDEMEDMLQQHINKAGIDCDQARSEEEQSMLNDAKAWRAGTPGKDSVHPRSGATALHVAAAKGYIKVMHILLQARCNVDAQDFDGWTPLHGAAHWGQLEACKLLVENGCDMDIKNYAGQTAFDVADADILKALENLREQQALIIKENPQTNNKKQLSIPKKRVSTSADSAVMAQESAEIFEEETPNKVKKVELEIQSDKDDSSTSTNSDVEATRETHMEESDGEGESETSSESHSSTFSNQSDKSNHVTCLTDDEKKNRVNKDETALHSPISPVETNKVPNQAPILPPKQQTDNNEEGVVPSWRRSGSFRNKMQNTETTNSVSKFEDKDNNLKIPTVPNKDSGEPDVVLRRTHSFETDEKFYEQYLALRARIKAFSCPTLHRCNAAATTHTNATTRSASLRETHRKKDVKLNLELSRLPQGSNTLSPTSASKTLASSLLSSITTTTTATTTTSPIPVNQIRRSFVPPVRDEESETQRKAHAKRVRETRRSTQGVTLDEIKSAEQLVKKKQQNNESPAITSSTQPATTVSNTASITATITTATSTTATVTTANKVEESNLPERRPSWRLRVDNGSKFQLEDANNKSNDNTTAYMRRPSGGTGIPRPSSAPVETIATSSTETTITLPLRRSLKQSDDKEQDKENDSRNAQATQAVIQRRRRPKRRSTGVVHVDMDEIDPEKQDVTAGGDCDDSKINHNESGNDRSVRANRLGSISSLSSEASSTPIRLKSNNSENGELDYKKLYEESQAENERLKDKLKRSDEQLKEVRSLLEKAQINQNKVILSEAEKRERRAMERKLSEMEEELKQLQKLKAENERLKAENRALTRVVSKLTNTK, encoded by the exons ATGTCTCTCGAGACACGTTCGAGCTCGGCCCTGTTCAAGCGAGCGGAACAGCTCAAGCGCTGGGAACAGTCCGAGACAAATCGCGAGCCCGCGCAGCCGCGCCAAGTCGCGCGCAAGATCAAGTTCTCCGCTGACTGCGTGTTCCTGGCGGCGTGCGCGGCCAGCGACAAGGAGGAGGTCGTGCGTCTACTGCAGAAAGGGGCGGACATCAACACCGGGAATGTTGACGGTCTCACCGCGCTGCATCAG gcCTGCATCGATGATGACCTGGATATGGTGGAGTTTTTGGTGGAGCAAGGAGCGGATATCAATCGTGGAGATAACGAAGGATGGACACCCTTACATGCTACGGCATCTTGTGGATTCATATCTATTGCCAA ATACTTAATAGAACAAGGATGTAATCTGGCAGCAGTTAACAACGATGGTGAACTGGCGCTGGATATTGCAGAAAGCGACGAGATGGAAGACATGCTCCAACAGCATATAAATAAAGCag GTATCGATTGTGACCAAGCTAGAAGTGAAGAAGAACAGTCCATGCTGAATGATGCAAAAGCTTGGCGGGCAGGTACACCAGGCAAGGATTCTGTACATCCTAGATCAGGAGCTACTGCACTTCATGTTGCTGCTGCCAAAGGCTACATCAAAGTCATGCA CATATTACTACAAGCTCGATGCAATGTTGATGCACAGGACTTTGATGGCTGGACGCCTTTGCATGGTGCGGCACATTGGGGTCAATTGGAAGCTTGCAAACTTCTTGTTGAGAATGGCTGTGAtatggatataaaaaattatgct GGCCAAACTGCTTTTGATGTTGCTGATGCAGACATCCTCAAAGCTCTTGAAAATCTAAGAGAACAACAAGCActcataataaaagaaaatccacaaacaaataataagaaGCAATTGTCTATACCAAAGAAACG CGTTTCAACTAGTGCTGATAGTGCGGTAATGGCACAAGAATCTGCAGAGATCTTTGAAGAAGAAACACCAAATAAAGTTAAGAAGGTTGAATTGGAGATTCAATCTGACAAAGACGATTCCAGCACTAGTACAAACAGCGACGTTG AAGCAACACGTGAAACACACATGGAAGAGAGTGATGGTGAAGGTGAATCTGAGACTAGCTCAGAATCACACTCTTCCACTTTCTCCAATCAATCTGATAAGTCTAACCATGTGACATGTCTTACAGATGACG agaagaaaaatagagtAAACAAAGATGAAACTGCACTCCATAGTCCAATATCTCCGGTCGAAACTAATAAAGTTCCTAATCAG GCTCCAATATTGCCACCAAAACAACAGACTGATAATAATGAAGAAGGTGTTGTACCATCTTGGAGACGTTCAGGTTcctttcgaaataaaatgcaaaatactgAAACTACTAATTCTGTATCTA AATTCGAAGATAAGGATAACAACCTTAAGATACCAACAGTACCAAATAAAGATAGTGGAGAGCCTGATGTGGTGTTAAGAAGAACACATAGTTTCGAAACAGATGAAAA GTTTTATGAGCAGTATTTGGCATTACGTGCTCGCATCAAGGCGTTCTCGTGCCCTACCCTTCATCGCTGCAATGCAGCTGCTACTACTCATACCAATGCTACGACTCGTTCTGCATCTCTACGCGAAACACACAG AAAAAAAGacgtgaaattaaatttggaatTGTCAAGACTGCCACAAGGAAGCAATACACTTTCACCAACATCCGCATCTAAAACATTGGCCTCAAGTTTACTGTCATCCATCACAACAACTACCACTGCCACCACAACAACAAGTCCTATTCCAGTCAATCAAATTCGcag atcCTTTGTTCCGCCGGTACGTGATGAGGAAAGTGAAACGCAAAGGAAAGCCCACgcaaagagagtgagagaaactAGAAGATCAACTCAAGGTGTGACATTGGACGAGATCAAGAGCGCGGAACAATTAGTCAAGAAGAAGCAACAGAACAACGAATCACCGGCAATAACGTCATCCACGCAG cCTGCAACTACCGTCAGCAATACAGCTTCGATCACAGCTACAATAACAACCGCAACCTCAACTACTGCTACCGTGACTACTGCAAATAAAGTAGAAGAATCAAATTTGCCTGAAAGACGACCATCTTGGAGATTAAGGGTAGACAATGGAAGCAAG TTTCAGTTAGAAGacgctaataataaatctaacgACAACACAACGGCCTATATGAGAAGACCGTCTGGTGGAACTGGTATACCTAGACCATCATCAGCGCCAGTGGAAACTATTGCTACTAGTAGTACAGAAACCACAATTACTTTACCCCTTAGAAGATCGTTAAAGCAATCTGATGATAAAG AACAAGATAAGGAAAATGATAGTAGAAACGCACAAGCTACACAGGCGGTTATACAAAGGAGACGTAGGCCTAAGAGAAGATCGACGGGCGTGGTCCACGTGGATATGGAT GAAATCGATCCAGAGAAACAAGATGTAACTGCTGGCGGTGACTGTGATGATTCCAAGATCAATCACAATGaa AGCGGAAACGATCGTTCTGTGAGAGCTAATAGATTAGGCTCAATATCTTCATTATCATCAGAAGCATCATCAACACCAATCAGATTAAAATCCAATAATTCCGAAAACGGCGAATTAGactataagaaattatacgaGGAATCTCAAGCCGAGAACGAAAGGTTAAAGGACAAGTTGAAGCGTTCCGATGAACAATTGAAGGAAGTTAGAAGTTTATTGGAGAAAGCGCAAATCAACCAAAACAAAGTAATTCTTTCTGAggcagaaaagagagaaaggcgaGCAATGGAAAGAAAACTTTCGGAAATGGAAGAAGAATTGAAG CAATTACAAAAGCTCAAAGCTGAAAATGAGAGATTGAAAGCCGAAAATCGGGCACTTACCCGTGTCGTATCCAAACTCACCAATACTAAATAG
- the LOC126857230 gene encoding protein phosphatase 1 regulatory subunit 12A isoform X1 — protein MSLETRSSSALFKRAEQLKRWEQSETNREPAQPRQVARKIKFSADCVFLAACAASDKEEVVRLLQKGADINTGNVDGLTALHQACIDDDLDMVEFLVEQGADINRGDNEGWTPLHATASCGFISIAKYLIEQGCNLAAVNNDGELALDIAESDEMEDMLQQHINKAGIDCDQARSEEEQSMLNDAKAWRAGTPGKDSVHPRSGATALHVAAAKGYIKVMHILLQARCNVDAQDFDGWTPLHGAAHWGQLEACKLLVENGCDMDIKNYAGQTAFDVADADILKALENLREQQALIIKENPQTNNKKQLSIPKKRVSTSADSAVMAQESAEIFEEETPNKVKKVELEIQSDKDDSSTSTNSDVEATRETHMEESDGEGESETSSESHSSTFSNQSDKSNHVTCLTDDEKKNRVNKDETALHSPISPVETNKVPNQAPILPPKQQTDNNEEGVVPSWRRSGSFRNKMQNTETTNSVSKFEDKDNNLKIPTVPNKDSGEPDVVLRRTHSFETDEKFYEQYLALRARIKAFSCPTLHRCNAAATTHTNATTRSASLRETHRKKDVKLNLELSRLPQGSNTLSPTSASKTLASSLLSSITTTTTATTTTSPIPVNQIRSVQPMEAASTVVSNTNNAVTTAPGTPTTPGGSKLSPGNIFKNFFKSFVPPVRDEESETQRKAHAKRVRETRRSTQGVTLDEIKSAEQLVKKKQQNNESPAITSSTQPATTVSNTASITATITTATSTTATVTTANKVEESNLPERRPSWRLRVDNGSKFQLEDANNKSNDNTTAYMRRPSGGTGIPRPSSAPVETIATSSTETTITLPLRRSLKQSDDKEQDKENDSRNAQATQAVIQRRRRPKRRSTGVVHVDMDEIDPEKQDVTAGGDCDDSKINHNESGNDRSVRANRLGSISSLSSEASSTPIRLKSNNSENGELDYKKLYEESQAENERLKDKLKRSDEQLKEVRSLLEKAQINQNKVILSEAEKRERRAMERKLSEMEEELKQLQKLKAENERLKAENRALTRVVSKLTNTK, from the exons ATGTCTCTCGAGACACGTTCGAGCTCGGCCCTGTTCAAGCGAGCGGAACAGCTCAAGCGCTGGGAACAGTCCGAGACAAATCGCGAGCCCGCGCAGCCGCGCCAAGTCGCGCGCAAGATCAAGTTCTCCGCTGACTGCGTGTTCCTGGCGGCGTGCGCGGCCAGCGACAAGGAGGAGGTCGTGCGTCTACTGCAGAAAGGGGCGGACATCAACACCGGGAATGTTGACGGTCTCACCGCGCTGCATCAG gcCTGCATCGATGATGACCTGGATATGGTGGAGTTTTTGGTGGAGCAAGGAGCGGATATCAATCGTGGAGATAACGAAGGATGGACACCCTTACATGCTACGGCATCTTGTGGATTCATATCTATTGCCAA ATACTTAATAGAACAAGGATGTAATCTGGCAGCAGTTAACAACGATGGTGAACTGGCGCTGGATATTGCAGAAAGCGACGAGATGGAAGACATGCTCCAACAGCATATAAATAAAGCag GTATCGATTGTGACCAAGCTAGAAGTGAAGAAGAACAGTCCATGCTGAATGATGCAAAAGCTTGGCGGGCAGGTACACCAGGCAAGGATTCTGTACATCCTAGATCAGGAGCTACTGCACTTCATGTTGCTGCTGCCAAAGGCTACATCAAAGTCATGCA CATATTACTACAAGCTCGATGCAATGTTGATGCACAGGACTTTGATGGCTGGACGCCTTTGCATGGTGCGGCACATTGGGGTCAATTGGAAGCTTGCAAACTTCTTGTTGAGAATGGCTGTGAtatggatataaaaaattatgct GGCCAAACTGCTTTTGATGTTGCTGATGCAGACATCCTCAAAGCTCTTGAAAATCTAAGAGAACAACAAGCActcataataaaagaaaatccacaaacaaataataagaaGCAATTGTCTATACCAAAGAAACG CGTTTCAACTAGTGCTGATAGTGCGGTAATGGCACAAGAATCTGCAGAGATCTTTGAAGAAGAAACACCAAATAAAGTTAAGAAGGTTGAATTGGAGATTCAATCTGACAAAGACGATTCCAGCACTAGTACAAACAGCGACGTTG AAGCAACACGTGAAACACACATGGAAGAGAGTGATGGTGAAGGTGAATCTGAGACTAGCTCAGAATCACACTCTTCCACTTTCTCCAATCAATCTGATAAGTCTAACCATGTGACATGTCTTACAGATGACG agaagaaaaatagagtAAACAAAGATGAAACTGCACTCCATAGTCCAATATCTCCGGTCGAAACTAATAAAGTTCCTAATCAG GCTCCAATATTGCCACCAAAACAACAGACTGATAATAATGAAGAAGGTGTTGTACCATCTTGGAGACGTTCAGGTTcctttcgaaataaaatgcaaaatactgAAACTACTAATTCTGTATCTA AATTCGAAGATAAGGATAACAACCTTAAGATACCAACAGTACCAAATAAAGATAGTGGAGAGCCTGATGTGGTGTTAAGAAGAACACATAGTTTCGAAACAGATGAAAA GTTTTATGAGCAGTATTTGGCATTACGTGCTCGCATCAAGGCGTTCTCGTGCCCTACCCTTCATCGCTGCAATGCAGCTGCTACTACTCATACCAATGCTACGACTCGTTCTGCATCTCTACGCGAAACACACAG AAAAAAAGacgtgaaattaaatttggaatTGTCAAGACTGCCACAAGGAAGCAATACACTTTCACCAACATCCGCATCTAAAACATTGGCCTCAAGTTTACTGTCATCCATCACAACAACTACCACTGCCACCACAACAACAAGTCCTATTCCAGTCAATCAAATTCGcag TGTTCAACCAATGGAAGCTGCATCTACAGTTGtatcaaatacaaataatGCAGTAACAACTGCTCCTGGAACTCCCACTACACCAGGCGGGAGCAAGCTAAGTCCAGGAAATATCTTCAAGAATTTCTTCAA atcCTTTGTTCCGCCGGTACGTGATGAGGAAAGTGAAACGCAAAGGAAAGCCCACgcaaagagagtgagagaaactAGAAGATCAACTCAAGGTGTGACATTGGACGAGATCAAGAGCGCGGAACAATTAGTCAAGAAGAAGCAACAGAACAACGAATCACCGGCAATAACGTCATCCACGCAG cCTGCAACTACCGTCAGCAATACAGCTTCGATCACAGCTACAATAACAACCGCAACCTCAACTACTGCTACCGTGACTACTGCAAATAAAGTAGAAGAATCAAATTTGCCTGAAAGACGACCATCTTGGAGATTAAGGGTAGACAATGGAAGCAAG TTTCAGTTAGAAGacgctaataataaatctaacgACAACACAACGGCCTATATGAGAAGACCGTCTGGTGGAACTGGTATACCTAGACCATCATCAGCGCCAGTGGAAACTATTGCTACTAGTAGTACAGAAACCACAATTACTTTACCCCTTAGAAGATCGTTAAAGCAATCTGATGATAAAG AACAAGATAAGGAAAATGATAGTAGAAACGCACAAGCTACACAGGCGGTTATACAAAGGAGACGTAGGCCTAAGAGAAGATCGACGGGCGTGGTCCACGTGGATATGGAT GAAATCGATCCAGAGAAACAAGATGTAACTGCTGGCGGTGACTGTGATGATTCCAAGATCAATCACAATGaa AGCGGAAACGATCGTTCTGTGAGAGCTAATAGATTAGGCTCAATATCTTCATTATCATCAGAAGCATCATCAACACCAATCAGATTAAAATCCAATAATTCCGAAAACGGCGAATTAGactataagaaattatacgaGGAATCTCAAGCCGAGAACGAAAGGTTAAAGGACAAGTTGAAGCGTTCCGATGAACAATTGAAGGAAGTTAGAAGTTTATTGGAGAAAGCGCAAATCAACCAAAACAAAGTAATTCTTTCTGAggcagaaaagagagaaaggcgaGCAATGGAAAGAAAACTTTCGGAAATGGAAGAAGAATTGAAG CAATTACAAAAGCTCAAAGCTGAAAATGAGAGATTGAAAGCCGAAAATCGGGCACTTACCCGTGTCGTATCCAAACTCACCAATACTAAATAG
- the LOC126857230 gene encoding protein phosphatase 1 regulatory subunit 12A isoform X6, translating to MSLETRSSSALFKRAEQLKRWEQSETNREPAQPRQVARKIKFSADCVFLAACAASDKEEVVRLLQKGADINTGNVDGLTALHQACIDDDLDMVEFLVEQGADINRGDNEGWTPLHATASCGFISIAKYLIEQGCNLAAVNNDGELALDIAESDEMEDMLQQHINKAGIDCDQARSEEEQSMLNDAKAWRAGTPGKDSVHPRSGATALHVAAAKGYIKVMHILLQARCNVDAQDFDGWTPLHGAAHWGQLEACKLLVENGCDMDIKNYAGQTAFDVADADILKALENLREQQALIIKENPQTNNKKQLSIPKKRVSTSADSAVMAQESAEIFEEETPNKVKKVELEIQSDKDDSSTSTNSDVEATRETHMEESDGEGESETSSESHSSTFSNQSDKSNHVTCLTDDEKKNRVNKDETALHSPISPVETNKVPNQAPILPPKQQTDNNEEGVVPSWRRSGSFRNKMQNTETTNSVSKFEDKDNNLKIPTVPNKDSGEPDVVLRRTHSFETDEKFYEQYLALRARIKAFSCPTLHRCNAAATTHTNATTRSASLRETHRKKDVKLNLELSRLPQGSNTLSPTSASKTLASSLLSSITTTTTATTTTSPIPVNQIRSVQPMEAASTVVSNTNNAVTTAPGTPTTPGGSKLSPGNIFKNFFKSFVPPVRDEESETQRKAHAKRVRETRRSTQGVTLDEIKSAEQLVKKKQQNNESPAITSSTQFQLEDANNKSNDNTTAYMRRPSGGTGIPRPSSAPVETIATSSTETTITLPLRRSLKQSDDKEQDKENDSRNAQATQAVIQRRRRPKRRSTGVVHVDMDEIDPEKQDVTAGGDCDDSKINHNESGNDRSVRANRLGSISSLSSEASSTPIRLKSNNSENGELDYKKLYEESQAENERLKDKLKRSDEQLKEVRSLLEKAQINQNKVILSEAEKRERRAMERKLSEMEEELKQLQKLKAENERLKAENRALTRVVSKLTNTK from the exons ATGTCTCTCGAGACACGTTCGAGCTCGGCCCTGTTCAAGCGAGCGGAACAGCTCAAGCGCTGGGAACAGTCCGAGACAAATCGCGAGCCCGCGCAGCCGCGCCAAGTCGCGCGCAAGATCAAGTTCTCCGCTGACTGCGTGTTCCTGGCGGCGTGCGCGGCCAGCGACAAGGAGGAGGTCGTGCGTCTACTGCAGAAAGGGGCGGACATCAACACCGGGAATGTTGACGGTCTCACCGCGCTGCATCAG gcCTGCATCGATGATGACCTGGATATGGTGGAGTTTTTGGTGGAGCAAGGAGCGGATATCAATCGTGGAGATAACGAAGGATGGACACCCTTACATGCTACGGCATCTTGTGGATTCATATCTATTGCCAA ATACTTAATAGAACAAGGATGTAATCTGGCAGCAGTTAACAACGATGGTGAACTGGCGCTGGATATTGCAGAAAGCGACGAGATGGAAGACATGCTCCAACAGCATATAAATAAAGCag GTATCGATTGTGACCAAGCTAGAAGTGAAGAAGAACAGTCCATGCTGAATGATGCAAAAGCTTGGCGGGCAGGTACACCAGGCAAGGATTCTGTACATCCTAGATCAGGAGCTACTGCACTTCATGTTGCTGCTGCCAAAGGCTACATCAAAGTCATGCA CATATTACTACAAGCTCGATGCAATGTTGATGCACAGGACTTTGATGGCTGGACGCCTTTGCATGGTGCGGCACATTGGGGTCAATTGGAAGCTTGCAAACTTCTTGTTGAGAATGGCTGTGAtatggatataaaaaattatgct GGCCAAACTGCTTTTGATGTTGCTGATGCAGACATCCTCAAAGCTCTTGAAAATCTAAGAGAACAACAAGCActcataataaaagaaaatccacaaacaaataataagaaGCAATTGTCTATACCAAAGAAACG CGTTTCAACTAGTGCTGATAGTGCGGTAATGGCACAAGAATCTGCAGAGATCTTTGAAGAAGAAACACCAAATAAAGTTAAGAAGGTTGAATTGGAGATTCAATCTGACAAAGACGATTCCAGCACTAGTACAAACAGCGACGTTG AAGCAACACGTGAAACACACATGGAAGAGAGTGATGGTGAAGGTGAATCTGAGACTAGCTCAGAATCACACTCTTCCACTTTCTCCAATCAATCTGATAAGTCTAACCATGTGACATGTCTTACAGATGACG agaagaaaaatagagtAAACAAAGATGAAACTGCACTCCATAGTCCAATATCTCCGGTCGAAACTAATAAAGTTCCTAATCAG GCTCCAATATTGCCACCAAAACAACAGACTGATAATAATGAAGAAGGTGTTGTACCATCTTGGAGACGTTCAGGTTcctttcgaaataaaatgcaaaatactgAAACTACTAATTCTGTATCTA AATTCGAAGATAAGGATAACAACCTTAAGATACCAACAGTACCAAATAAAGATAGTGGAGAGCCTGATGTGGTGTTAAGAAGAACACATAGTTTCGAAACAGATGAAAA GTTTTATGAGCAGTATTTGGCATTACGTGCTCGCATCAAGGCGTTCTCGTGCCCTACCCTTCATCGCTGCAATGCAGCTGCTACTACTCATACCAATGCTACGACTCGTTCTGCATCTCTACGCGAAACACACAG AAAAAAAGacgtgaaattaaatttggaatTGTCAAGACTGCCACAAGGAAGCAATACACTTTCACCAACATCCGCATCTAAAACATTGGCCTCAAGTTTACTGTCATCCATCACAACAACTACCACTGCCACCACAACAACAAGTCCTATTCCAGTCAATCAAATTCGcag TGTTCAACCAATGGAAGCTGCATCTACAGTTGtatcaaatacaaataatGCAGTAACAACTGCTCCTGGAACTCCCACTACACCAGGCGGGAGCAAGCTAAGTCCAGGAAATATCTTCAAGAATTTCTTCAA atcCTTTGTTCCGCCGGTACGTGATGAGGAAAGTGAAACGCAAAGGAAAGCCCACgcaaagagagtgagagaaactAGAAGATCAACTCAAGGTGTGACATTGGACGAGATCAAGAGCGCGGAACAATTAGTCAAGAAGAAGCAACAGAACAACGAATCACCGGCAATAACGTCATCCACGCAG TTTCAGTTAGAAGacgctaataataaatctaacgACAACACAACGGCCTATATGAGAAGACCGTCTGGTGGAACTGGTATACCTAGACCATCATCAGCGCCAGTGGAAACTATTGCTACTAGTAGTACAGAAACCACAATTACTTTACCCCTTAGAAGATCGTTAAAGCAATCTGATGATAAAG AACAAGATAAGGAAAATGATAGTAGAAACGCACAAGCTACACAGGCGGTTATACAAAGGAGACGTAGGCCTAAGAGAAGATCGACGGGCGTGGTCCACGTGGATATGGAT GAAATCGATCCAGAGAAACAAGATGTAACTGCTGGCGGTGACTGTGATGATTCCAAGATCAATCACAATGaa AGCGGAAACGATCGTTCTGTGAGAGCTAATAGATTAGGCTCAATATCTTCATTATCATCAGAAGCATCATCAACACCAATCAGATTAAAATCCAATAATTCCGAAAACGGCGAATTAGactataagaaattatacgaGGAATCTCAAGCCGAGAACGAAAGGTTAAAGGACAAGTTGAAGCGTTCCGATGAACAATTGAAGGAAGTTAGAAGTTTATTGGAGAAAGCGCAAATCAACCAAAACAAAGTAATTCTTTCTGAggcagaaaagagagaaaggcgaGCAATGGAAAGAAAACTTTCGGAAATGGAAGAAGAATTGAAG CAATTACAAAAGCTCAAAGCTGAAAATGAGAGATTGAAAGCCGAAAATCGGGCACTTACCCGTGTCGTATCCAAACTCACCAATACTAAATAG